GCGGCGATGGTCGCGCGGATCAGCTCGCGGTCGCCGTCGTCCAGGTGCAGGGAATCCTTGCGCAGGATCGGAATGACCCGATAGCGGAAAGCCACACCCAGCTCCTCCAGGATGCGGCCGATCTGCGGCTCGCCGATCTGGTAGTCCGACTTGTCATCGAAGTAGATCTTGTCGATGGTGCCGCCGGTGGTGACGATGCAGAGCTGGTCCATGGAGCGTCCGGGCTGGAGGGGACCGCCGATTATAGGCGTGGCCCACGCACGTGGCTTTCGTCCGGCGTGATGCCGCGCGGCCGCGTGCGACATTCCGCGGTCCGGATCAGGCAATCAGGATCGGGCAATCAGGATCGGGCAATCAGGCCTCGGCCTGCTCGCTGTCGGTTTCCGGCAGCAGTTCCAGCGCTGATGGGGTCGTTCGCAGCATGGCGTGGAACTGGGCGGGATCCTCGCGGTCGCGCTGGCGCACCAGTCGGCGTCCCCCCACCACCGCTGCCAGCAACAACAGTGTCACGGCAAAGAATCCGGGCAGCGCCTGCGGTCCCAGGCGGGCCATCAGCGTGCCGGCAACCGCGGGGCCAATCGCCGAGCCGATGCCATTGAGCAGCAGCAGGCTGCTGCAACCGGCCAGCACATGTTCGTTGGGCAGGTAATCCAGCAGATGGGCGACGCTGACGGGATAGACGGCGAACAGCAGCCCGCCGAATCCGAAGAACAGGCTCAAAAGGAGCCAGCGGTTGGCGCCCCCGCTCATCATGATCAATCCCGCCAGCACCGCGGCCAGGGTGCAGATCAGGACCAGCGCCGTGCGGCGGTCGCCACGGTCGGAAAGCCGTCCGATCGGCAATTGCAGCAGTGCGCCGCCCAGAATGGTGACGCTGACCAGCGCGGACACGCCTGCCAGGTCCATGCCGATGCCCGTGGCATACACCGCGGCCATGCCCCAGAACGCGCCCAGCGCCAGCCCGCCCAACAGCGCGCCGGCGCTTGCCGCCGGGGCCAGGCGGTACAACTGCGGGAGTTGCAGGTGCACGCTGGCCGGCGTGTCGGGCTGCACCATGCGGCTGGCCGTCACCGGTAGCGCTGCCAGGCAGATCAGGATCGCCACCAGGCTGAAGGGCACGAACAGCAGCGGCGAGAACAGGCCCAGCAGCCATTGCCCTGCCGCCAGCCCGAACAGGTTGATCGCCATGTAGGTCGCGAAGATGCGGCTGCGCTGCTCAGGTGCAGCGGATGCGTTGAGCCAGCTCTCGATCACCGTGTAGAGGCCGACCAGCGCGACCCCGCTGAGCAAACGCAGGACCGCCCAGGTCCACGGTTCCACCACGATGGGGTGCAGCAGCACCACGATGGCGCACAGGCACGCGTAGAACGCGAATGAGCGGATATGACCGATGCGCCGGATCAGTTTGGGCGCGGCGAAGGTGCCAAGGAAGAAGCCGCCGAAGTACGCCGACATGATCAGGCCGACGACCTGATCGTCCCAGCCCTCCAGCCCACCGCGCACGGCGACCAGGGTGCTCAGCAGCCCGCTTCCGGCCAGCAGCAGGGCAACGCCGATAAGCAGGGACAGCAGGGGCCGTATGGCGGAAATCAAGACGCTGGCACAACCCGACCGCGGAAGGCCGTCCACGCTAGCACAGGGATTCGCAGCGCTCCGTTCCCTCGTGCCGGCGCGTTCCGCTCAGGCCGGTCGGCGTTGCCGGGACAGTGTGATCACCGCCACGCCAACGAGGATGATCGCCATCCCGGCCAGATCGAACGGGCCCACTGTCTCGCCCACCAGCAGCACGCCCAGCAGGACGGCCACCGGCGGATTGACGTAGGCGTAACTGGTCGCCACCGCCGGCCGCGCATGCTTGAGGACATACAGATAAGCGCTGAAGGCGAGGATGGAGCCGAACACGGCCAGGTAGGCCAAGGCCAGCGTGGGCTTCAGGCTGGGGTGGGCAGGCAGGGTCTCGCCGCTGGCGAATCCGACCACCAGCAGGGCCACGCTGGCGCACAGCATCTGCGCTGCGGTGTTCATCGGCCCGGCCGGCATGTCCTGTCGCCGGCTCCACACCGACCCGAATGCCCAGCACGCCGCGGCGGTCAGCAGGGCGAGGGCGCCAATGGCCTCGCCCGACAGCCCACTGCCGGTGTTGAGCACGACAACGCCGGTGAAGCCGACCAGCAGACCGACCGCTTCCCGGCGCGTCGGCCACTGTCCGTAGATGGTCCCGAATGCCGCCGCAAACAGCGGCATGCTGGAGACCGCGACTGCCGCGATCCCCGAGCTGACCCGCTCTTCGGCAAAGCAGACCAGGCCGTTGCCGAAGCCGAGCAGCAGCACGCCGGTGATGGCCGCGTTCCGCCACTGCAGCGGCGTGGGCAACGCGTGCCCGCGCCAGCGCAGGAATCCGAACAGGAGCACGCCGGCGGCGGTGAAGCGCAGTCCCGCCAGCAGGAACGGCGGATAGCTCTCCAGCGCGTAGCGGATCCCCAGATAGGTGGATCCCCAGACCACGTACAGGGTCAGCAGCGCGAGCGGTATCAATACCTTGGGCTCCAGCACGCCTGCGGGCAGGGCAGGCGACGCCGGCGCTTTGGTGACAGGGCGTGTGGGCATGGAAGCAGGTCGTCAGGAGGACGCGCATTATCCGCTCCCGGGGCGGGCCGGCACGAGTGCCACAAGCCATTCCCCCGTCCGCACGCGGTCCCGGCCGGCGTCGTCAGGTCGAATGAACACACGAGGCGCTAACGTTGGGGCTTGCCGTTTTCCGGCTGCCCGCGTTGAGCGTTCCCCGCGCGCGACAGTCGGCTGGATCCCAAAGGAGTACCCCATGAGCACCCCCACCATCAACCGCCAGGTCACCCTGGCCTCGCGCCCGGTCGGCGCGCCCGTCGCCGCCAATTTCAAGACCGTTGAGACCCCGATCCCCACGCCGGGAGAGGGCCAGGTCCTGCTGCGCAACATCTACCTGTCGCTGGATCCGTACATGCGTGGGCGCATGAGCGATGGCCCGTCGTATGCCGCCCCGGTCGGGATCGGCGAGGTCATGGGTGCCGGCACCGTGGCGCGGGTGCAGGAGTCCAACCACCCCGACTATGCCGCCGGCGACCTGGTGCTGGCACAGGGCGGGTGGCAGGAATACGCGCTGGTGGACGCCAAAGCCGTCAATCGGCTGGATCTGGACATGCAGCAGCCCTCGCTCGCACTGGGGGTGCTCGGCATGCCCGGCTTCACGGCCTACATGGGCCTGCTCGACATCGGCCAGCCAAAGGCCGGCGAGACCGTAGTCGTGGCTGCCGCCAGCGGTGCGGTCGGCTCGGTCGTGGGCCAGATCGCCAAGCTCAAGGGCTGCCGTATCGTCGGCATCGCCGGTGGGCCCGAAAAGTGCCGTTATGTGATCGAAGAGCTGGGTTTTGATGACTGCATCGACCACCGCGCGGATGATTTTCCGCAGTTGCTCAAGGCCGCCTGCAGCGACGGCATCGACGTCTATTACGAGAACGTCGGCGGAGCGGTGTTCGATGCGGTCCTGCCGCTGCTGAACGCCAAGGCGCGTATTCCGCTGTGCGGCCTGATCGCGCACTACAACGACACCGAGTTGCCGCCCGGGCCGGACCGCCTCGGCCTGCTGACCCGCACCCTGCTCAGCAAGCGCATCAGGATGCAGGGCTTCATCATCTTTGACGACTACGGCGACCGCTACGGCGAATTCCTCGCCGAGATGGGCGATTGGGTCCGCGCGGGCAAGATCAAGTTCCGCGAGGACATCGTCGACGGTCTCGAGAATGCCCCCAAGGCTTTCATCGGCATGCTGGAAGGCGACAACTTCGGCAAGCTGGTCGTGCGCATCGCGCCGGACACCGCGTCGGGTTGAGCCATTCGCCAAACGCCGCTGCGCGTGCATGACTATTGGCCGGCGAAGACCCGCCGGCCGCTCCCTAGACTCGGGTCCTCGATATCGATCCGCGCAAGGGGATGAAGTGATCAAGCGTTGCTTGTTGGTGCTGTGCCTGGGGATGAGCGGTGTCGCCATTGCCCAGGAGCCGGTCGACCTGGACATGGTCGGCAAGATCCGGCAGGAGGCGTTCCATCGCTCGCAGGTGATGGCGACCTTCAGCCACCTGACCGAGTCGATCGGGCCGCGCCTGACCAACTCCCCGCAGATGGCGGAGGCGAACGCCTGGACCCGCAGCCAGCTCACCGACTGGGGCCTGGCCAACGTCCACGACGAAGCGTTCGAAGACTTCGGCCGCGGCTGGGAGTTCAGCGACGCCAGCGTGCAGATGCTCAGCCCGCGCGTCGCGCCCCTGCACGCCCTGCCCAAGGCATGGACGCCGGGCACCAACGGTCCGGTCGAAGGCGAGGTGATGCTCGTCACCATCAAGAAGACCGAAGACCTGGAGAAGTACAAGGGCAAGCTGAAAGGCAAGATCCTGCTGCTGAGCGAGGCGCGCGAGTACAAGCCCGGCGAGAAGCCGACGTTCCACCGCCACGACGATGCGGGCCTGGGCGAGCTGCAGGCGTTCGAGATCCCCAGGGACAAGGGCCGGGACAAGGAAGACAGCCGCGCCGAGCGGGTCAGGAAATACACCGAGCGGGTGGCGCTGACCAAGGCGACCAACGAGTTTTTCGTCGCTGAAGGTGTCCTGGCCACGCTGAGCATCAGCGGCTGGGACAACGGCATCATCCGCGTCGGCGGCGGTGGTTCGCGCAAGGCGGACGAGTCGGTCGGCGTGCCCGAGCTGGCGATGGTGGCCGAGCACTACAACCCGCTGGTGCGCGCAGTCGAGGCAGACCGCCCGGTCAAGTTGCGGGTCAATGTCGCCGCCCGCTTTACCGACGAGACCGACCAGCCCGGCCACAACACCATCGCCGAGATTCCGGGCCGTGGCCGCAAGGCCGGCGAGATCGTCATGCTCGGCGCGCACATGGACTCCTGGCACACCGGTACCGGCGCGGCCGACAACGCCGCCGGCGTGGCGGTGATGATGGAGGCGATGCGCATCCTCAAGGCCGTGGGCGCCCAACCGGACCGCACCATCCGCATCGGCCTGTGGAGCGGCGAGGAGCAGGGGCTGATCGGCTCACGCGCCTATGTCGAGCGTCATCTGGCGGCGTATCCGGAGCCGACCGATCCGGCGCAGAAGGCCCTGCCCGGCTCGCTGCGTGACCCGACCGGTCCGCTGCAGAAGAAGCGCGACTACGGGCGCTTCTCCGCCTACTTCAATATGGACAACGGCTCGGGCCGCTTCCGCGGTATCTACGCGCAGGAGAACCTCGCCGCGGTGCCGATCTTCGAGGCCTGGCTGGCCCCGTTCCATGATGTCGGCGCGACCACCGTGTCCACGCGCAATACCGGCAGCACCGACCACATCGCGTTCGACGCCGTGGGGCTGCCCGGCTTCCAGTTCATCCAGGACCGGCTGGACTACTTCAGCAACGTCCACCACAGCCACCTGGACACCTGGGACCACATCCAGCCCGAGGACCTGAAGCAGGCTGCCGCGATCGTGGCGTCGTTTGCCTGGCACGCGGCGACGCGCGACGAACCGCTGCCGCGCAAACCATTGCTGGAAAACGACTGACTGAAACGCCTGGGCCGGGACCCGCATCCACCGCGGGTCCCGTCGCTCAGCCGCGCTTGCGGCCGCCGAAGCGACCCCTCAGCCCGGGCAGGTTGGCGGCAAAGATGATCACCAGCGCCAGCGCGGTTTCCAGCAGCGCGTAGCCCAGCTCAGGCGGCCGGGTCCAGGCAACCATGATCCCGTGGCTGAACCACGCCAGCGCCAGCACCGAACCCCAGTAGCCGGCCGTGCGTGCGCCAGCAAGTTTTGCCACGCCCAGCAGCAGCGGCGGGGCGACGAATACCAGCAGCGCCACGACGTCGCGGGTCGGCCAATCGGCTGCCGGCCAGAACCACACGCAGAACAGGGCGCCCAGCGCGATCAGGGCGGCGGCCAGCGTCCAGTCCGTGGGCGTCCGCGCGGCCGGCTCGCTCACGCCAGCTTCCTGGCGAACATCGCCATGCGCCGGCCCAGCGCGCGGGCGAGATGCGCCTCGTCCTCACTCGGTCGCGGGTCATCCTCCGCGCCGCCCACGTGACTGGCGCCATACGGCGTGCCGCCGGTGCGCGTCGTGCTCAGGCGCGGCTCGGTGAACGGGATGCCGACGATCACGCAGCCGTGGTGCAGCAGCGGCACCATCATCGTCAGCAGGGTCGACTCCTGGCCGCCGTGCATCGTCGATGAGGAGGTGAAAACCGCCGCCGGCTTGCCCACCAGCAAGCCGCTGGCCCACTGCGCGCCCAGCCCATCGAACCAGTGCTTCATCGGCGCGGCCATGTTGCCGAACCGGGTCGGGCTGCCAACCACGAGACCGGCGCACTCTTCCAGGTCGCGCGCCTCCACGTAGGGCGCACCGTCGTCGGGCACCGGCGGCGCAGCGGTAGTGGTAACCGCGGCCACGGGCGGCACGCAGCGCAGGCGCGCGTTCATGCCGTCCACCTCGCCGATGCCACGGGCGATCTGGCGGGCGAGCTGCGCCACTGCGCTGTTGCGGCTGTAGTACAGCACCAGGATGTCGGCCATCGTGTTGTCGGATCCCCGAAGTGGAAGCCGCCAAGGATAGAGGATGCGGCCGACGCGGCGGCTGCCACCGAGATCCGGCCCGCGTGGGTTAACCTCCACACGATGGAGCCACTGGACTCGATCAACCAATGGGGTGAACGCATACGGGACCGGGCGAGGGTGCGCGCGTTCCTGCGTTTCCTCGGCCGGCGGGTGCTCGACGACAACCTCTTCCAGGCCGCCGGCGCGCTGTCATACACGACCGTGTTCGCCCTGGTGCCGTTGTCGATGGTGGTGTTCGGTGTACTGTCGGCGTTTCCGGTATTCGCCGATTGGACCGAGCGCCTGAGCGACTACGTGTTCTCCAACTTCGTGCCCTCCGCGGCGCGCTCGGTGGAGGAGTACCTGCTGCAGTTCTCCGGCAACTCCGGGCAGTTGACCAGCGCCGGCATCGTGGTCCTGGTGGTGTCGCTGCTGATCACCCTCAACGGCGTGGAAACCGCGTTCAACCGGATCTGGCGGGTCAAGGCCGCGCGACCGCAGTTCAGCCGGTTCCTGGTTTATTGGACCGTGTTGACACTGGGCGCGATCCTGGCCGCCGCGAGCCTGGCGATGTCGGCGCGGATCTTTGCCCTTGCCGTGTTCGAAACCAGCGCGGGGCATGTGCTGCAAAGCATGATGCTGCGGTTTGCGCCGATGTCGCTGGAGCTGCTGGCGTTCGCGGCGATCTACCGCGTTGTGCCGCACCGCACGGTGCAGTGGCGTCACGCACTGGCTGGCGGCCTGCTGGCGACCTGCGCGTTCGAGCTGGTCCGCTGGGGGCTGGGCGTGTACCTCGGCACCTTCACCAGTTACTCGCGCATCTACGGGACGCTGGCCTTCGTGCCGATCTTCATGATGTGGATCTTCCTCAGCTGGGTGGCAGTGCTGATGGGTGCCTCCCTGGCGTCCTCGATGGCGGCCTTCCGCTACCAGCCGGTGGCCATGCGCCTGCCCGAGGGCTACGAGATGTACGGGCTCCTGCGCCTGTTGGGACGGTTCAACGAGGCGCGCGAGCACGGCCGCGGCCTGCACATCGACGACATCCTCACCATGGAGCCGATCATGACCGACGCCCTGGCCCAGGAAATGCTCGAGCAACTGCGCGAGATCAACGTCGTCCACCGCGCCGAGGACGGCCAGTGGCTGCTGTCGCGGGATCTGGACGCGCTTTCCCTGGGCGAGCTCTACGAGGCCTGCCAGCTGCGCATTCCCATCGCCGAGGCACGCATACCGTGCAGCGACGACCCGCTCGGCCACTCCGCCGTGGCCGCGCTGGACGAGCTGCGCCTGCCGCTGCGCGAGCTCCTGAAGCGCCGCGTTTCCAGCATCCAACCCGAGGAGAGTTCCTGATGCGTATCGCTGCTGCCGCCGCGGTGCTGGCCGTACTTTTGCTGGGCTGCCAGCCTGCCGATCCGTCCGGCGCCCCGGCCGCGGCCGCAGCGGAGCCAAGCGCTCCGGGCGGGAGCGGCAAAGCCCTGCGTCCAGCGCTGCTGGTCACAACCCTTGACGGGACCGCATACGACCTCGCCGCGCACCGCGGCAATTGGGTCCTGGTCAACTTCTGGGCGACCTGGTGCAACCCGTGCCTGAAGGAGATGCCGGAGCTGTCGGCCCTGGCGGCGATGCGCGAGGACATCGAGGTGGTCGGGCTGGCCTACGAGGACATCGAGCCGGCCGAGATGAAAGCCTTCCTTCTCAAGCACCCGGTGACCTACCCGATCGCGATCCTTGACACCGCCAATCCGCCGGCGGATTTCGACGAGCCGCGCGGGCTGCCGATGACCTGGCTGATCGCGCCCGACGGGCGGGTCGAACGCAAGATGATGGGCCCGGTTACCGCCGCGGAGATCGAGGAGATGATTGCGGCGTCAAGTGCCGGTTCCGCCGGGGCCGCTCCCGATGGTGCCGGGGCTGGCTGAGCGGACTCCCTAACGCGCGCCGTGCTGCTCCGCCATCGCCAGCACAGCGGCAGTGAAGTCGGCGGCGAACCCGTCCATATCGAACAGGCCGGCCGAGCCGCGTCGCTGCGCCAACTCGTTGCGCAACGCCTGCAGCAAAGCCGGATCGCGGCCCAGCTCGATCGCGCGCTGGATGAATTCCTCATCGCTGGCGACGTTCATCTGCGGCATTCCCAGATGGTGATTCAGGCTGCCGGCGACGCGGGCGGCGAAGGTCTCCCCGGGCCGGGTCAGGACCGGGCAGCCGGCCCACAGCGCGTCGGACGCGGTGGTATGGGCGTTGTAGGGATTGGTGTCCACGAACAGGTCGGCGTGCTGGAGCCGCGCCAGGTAGCGCTCGTGCGGCTGCTTGGGCATGAACACCAGTCGTGACGGCTCGACGCCCGCCGCCGCTGCGGCGTCGCGCAGCCGGTCGTCGGCGCGGCCCGGGCCGGACAGCAGCCAGAGCACGCTGCCGGGCACGCCGGCCAGCACCGCCAACGCGCGCTGCATGCTCGCTGGATTCAGTTTGTAGCTGTTGTTGAAGCAGCAGAACACCACGCCCTTGCCCGGTTCCGGCAGCCCGCATTCCGCACGCTCCGGCGGCGCCGCCAGCACCCGGCTGGTATCGGAGGGCTGGAAGCAGCGCGGAAGGTAATGCACCCGCTCGTTGAATCCATGCGCCAACGAGGGCGGCAGGACGAACCGATCGGCGAGGACGGCGTCGATCCACGGGGCGCCGGACGTTCCCGGATAGGCGAGCCAGTTGACCTGCAGCGGCGCCGGGCGCATCGCCAGCACTTCCGGCCGCCCGCCGCCGCCCCAGCCGCGCAGGTCGAACAGCACATCGATGCCCGCAGCGCGGATTGCCGCGGCCACTATCGCGTGGCTCCGCCCGGCGACGTCGTGCAACCGGGTCGCCGCCTGCAGGCGCCGGCGGATCGGGCTGCCGTCGTCCGCGTTCAACGCAAACAGGTGCACGTCGATGGCCTGTTGCGAAGCCAGCGCCTCGAACAGCGCCACGGTCAGCAACCCGGTCGGATGGGCGCCGAATCCATTGGACAGGAAGCCCACCCGCAGCGGCCGTTCGCCATCTTCAGCGCGCGGCGCCGGTGGCGGCAGCGGTCGTGCGGCGCGCGCAATGCCCGCGGCGCGCAGCCGGGCGCAGGCAAGCTGCTCGGCCGCCGTGCTGTCCTCGCTGAGGAAGGCGAATGGCTCCACGGCGGCCTGGCCGCGGCGGACCGCCGCGCGCACCTGCGATGACAGGGCGTCCAGGTCGCGCCAGTCGCACAGCTTGCGCCGCCACGCCAGCAGGTAGGCGGCCAGTTGCGGCTCCTGCGGCGCGAGCCGGTGCGCCCGCGCGTACTGGTCGGCCGCCTGCTCAGGCTGGCCGATGTCTTCCAGCACGTGGGCCAGCCAGACGGCGATGCCGGGATGGCCGGGCGCGCGGTCGGCGGCGGTACCCAGGCTTTCGGCGGCATCCTGATGCCGGCCCTGCATCCACTGCGCCCGGCCGAGGCGGGCGAGCGCCTCGGGATGCCCGGGCAGCAGCGCCAGCGCGCGCCGGCTGGCCGCCTCGCCGGCAGCCGCATCGCCGGCGTCCAGTTCGGCCTCGGCCAGCAGGATCCAGGCCAGCGGGCTGCCCGGCTCACGCGTCACCGCCAGGCGGGCTTCACTGCGCGGGTCGACCGGCCGCACGGCCGTCAGGTGCCCTTGGTCAGGCGCGCGAGCTCATCGGCCTGGTGTTCCTGCTGCAGCCGCTCGACGAGCGCGTCCAGATCACCGGTGAGCACGTTG
The genomic region above belongs to Lysobacter avium and contains:
- a CDS encoding O-linked N-acetylglucosamine transferase, SPINDLY family protein, with the protein product MRPVDPRSEARLAVTREPGSPLAWILLAEAELDAGDAAAGEAASRRALALLPGHPEALARLGRAQWMQGRHQDAAESLGTAADRAPGHPGIAVWLAHVLEDIGQPEQAADQYARAHRLAPQEPQLAAYLLAWRRKLCDWRDLDALSSQVRAAVRRGQAAVEPFAFLSEDSTAAEQLACARLRAAGIARAARPLPPPAPRAEDGERPLRVGFLSNGFGAHPTGLLTVALFEALASQQAIDVHLFALNADDGSPIRRRLQAATRLHDVAGRSHAIVAAAIRAAGIDVLFDLRGWGGGGRPEVLAMRPAPLQVNWLAYPGTSGAPWIDAVLADRFVLPPSLAHGFNERVHYLPRCFQPSDTSRVLAAPPERAECGLPEPGKGVVFCCFNNSYKLNPASMQRALAVLAGVPGSVLWLLSGPGRADDRLRDAAAAAGVEPSRLVFMPKQPHERYLARLQHADLFVDTNPYNAHTTASDALWAGCPVLTRPGETFAARVAGSLNHHLGMPQMNVASDEEFIQRAIELGRDPALLQALRNELAQRRGSAGLFDMDGFAADFTAAVLAMAEQHGAR
- a CDS encoding MFS transporter, with product MRPLLSLLIGVALLLAGSGLLSTLVAVRGGLEGWDDQVVGLIMSAYFGGFFLGTFAAPKLIRRIGHIRSFAFYACLCAIVVLLHPIVVEPWTWAVLRLLSGVALVGLYTVIESWLNASAAPEQRSRIFATYMAINLFGLAAGQWLLGLFSPLLFVPFSLVAILICLAALPVTASRMVQPDTPASVHLQLPQLYRLAPAASAGALLGGLALGAFWGMAAVYATGIGMDLAGVSALVSVTILGGALLQLPIGRLSDRGDRRTALVLICTLAAVLAGLIMMSGGANRWLLLSLFFGFGGLLFAVYPVSVAHLLDYLPNEHVLAGCSSLLLLNGIGSAIGPAVAGTLMARLGPQALPGFFAVTLLLLAAVVGGRRLVRQRDREDPAQFHAMLRTTPSALELLPETDSEQAEA
- the wrbA gene encoding NAD(P)H:quinone oxidoreductase, producing the protein MADILVLYYSRNSAVAQLARQIARGIGEVDGMNARLRCVPPVAAVTTTAAPPVPDDGAPYVEARDLEECAGLVVGSPTRFGNMAAPMKHWFDGLGAQWASGLLVGKPAAVFTSSSTMHGGQESTLLTMMVPLLHHGCVIVGIPFTEPRLSTTRTGGTPYGASHVGGAEDDPRPSEDEAHLARALGRRMAMFARKLA
- a CDS encoding DUF2069 domain-containing protein; this translates as MSEPAARTPTDWTLAAALIALGALFCVWFWPAADWPTRDVVALLVFVAPPLLLGVAKLAGARTAGYWGSVLALAWFSHGIMVAWTRPPELGYALLETALALVIIFAANLPGLRGRFGGRKRG
- a CDS encoding M20/M25/M40 family metallo-hydrolase, whose amino-acid sequence is MSGVAIAQEPVDLDMVGKIRQEAFHRSQVMATFSHLTESIGPRLTNSPQMAEANAWTRSQLTDWGLANVHDEAFEDFGRGWEFSDASVQMLSPRVAPLHALPKAWTPGTNGPVEGEVMLVTIKKTEDLEKYKGKLKGKILLLSEAREYKPGEKPTFHRHDDAGLGELQAFEIPRDKGRDKEDSRAERVRKYTERVALTKATNEFFVAEGVLATLSISGWDNGIIRVGGGGSRKADESVGVPELAMVAEHYNPLVRAVEADRPVKLRVNVAARFTDETDQPGHNTIAEIPGRGRKAGEIVMLGAHMDSWHTGTGAADNAAGVAVMMEAMRILKAVGAQPDRTIRIGLWSGEEQGLIGSRAYVERHLAAYPEPTDPAQKALPGSLRDPTGPLQKKRDYGRFSAYFNMDNGSGRFRGIYAQENLAAVPIFEAWLAPFHDVGATTVSTRNTGSTDHIAFDAVGLPGFQFIQDRLDYFSNVHHSHLDTWDHIQPEDLKQAAAIVASFAWHAATRDEPLPRKPLLEND
- a CDS encoding YihY family inner membrane protein, producing MEPLDSINQWGERIRDRARVRAFLRFLGRRVLDDNLFQAAGALSYTTVFALVPLSMVVFGVLSAFPVFADWTERLSDYVFSNFVPSAARSVEEYLLQFSGNSGQLTSAGIVVLVVSLLITLNGVETAFNRIWRVKAARPQFSRFLVYWTVLTLGAILAAASLAMSARIFALAVFETSAGHVLQSMMLRFAPMSLELLAFAAIYRVVPHRTVQWRHALAGGLLATCAFELVRWGLGVYLGTFTSYSRIYGTLAFVPIFMMWIFLSWVAVLMGASLASSMAAFRYQPVAMRLPEGYEMYGLLRLLGRFNEAREHGRGLHIDDILTMEPIMTDALAQEMLEQLREINVVHRAEDGQWLLSRDLDALSLGELYEACQLRIPIAEARIPCSDDPLGHSAVAALDELRLPLRELLKRRVSSIQPEESS
- a CDS encoding NADP-dependent oxidoreductase, translated to MSTPTINRQVTLASRPVGAPVAANFKTVETPIPTPGEGQVLLRNIYLSLDPYMRGRMSDGPSYAAPVGIGEVMGAGTVARVQESNHPDYAAGDLVLAQGGWQEYALVDAKAVNRLDLDMQQPSLALGVLGMPGFTAYMGLLDIGQPKAGETVVVAAASGAVGSVVGQIAKLKGCRIVGIAGGPEKCRYVIEELGFDDCIDHRADDFPQLLKAACSDGIDVYYENVGGAVFDAVLPLLNAKARIPLCGLIAHYNDTELPPGPDRLGLLTRTLLSKRIRMQGFIIFDDYGDRYGEFLAEMGDWVRAGKIKFREDIVDGLENAPKAFIGMLEGDNFGKLVVRIAPDTASG
- a CDS encoding TlpA family protein disulfide reductase; translation: MRIAAAAAVLAVLLLGCQPADPSGAPAAAAAEPSAPGGSGKALRPALLVTTLDGTAYDLAAHRGNWVLVNFWATWCNPCLKEMPELSALAAMREDIEVVGLAYEDIEPAEMKAFLLKHPVTYPIAILDTANPPADFDEPRGLPMTWLIAPDGRVERKMMGPVTAAEIEEMIAASSAGSAGAAPDGAGAG
- the yedA gene encoding drug/metabolite exporter YedA, with protein sequence MPTRPVTKAPASPALPAGVLEPKVLIPLALLTLYVVWGSTYLGIRYALESYPPFLLAGLRFTAAGVLLFGFLRWRGHALPTPLQWRNAAITGVLLLGFGNGLVCFAEERVSSGIAAVAVSSMPLFAAAFGTIYGQWPTRREAVGLLVGFTGVVVLNTGSGLSGEAIGALALLTAAACWAFGSVWSRRQDMPAGPMNTAAQMLCASVALLVVGFASGETLPAHPSLKPTLALAYLAVFGSILAFSAYLYVLKHARPAVATSYAYVNPPVAVLLGVLLVGETVGPFDLAGMAIILVGVAVITLSRQRRPA